From a single Luteolibacter arcticus genomic region:
- a CDS encoding SUMF1/EgtB/PvdO family nonheme iron enzyme — protein sequence MQLPLLRLAACLLLAVPLRAAELRGLWLFDDAAQPGKAAVGNPLVIAGTAPAHASSLADAGGTSLNGVITTVAGTANALTATPGINPADSPGAYVSQYSIVADIFSPVASRSSWRCLYQTAATPAANDGEYFIRSDNDRLGSGDIVYSSSGIPETLWRRLVITVDLNQAGGAAAPKVKAYLNGTLFHNHTGTANAGLTGRYALDSVIHFFADNDGENGALNVGALGIYSGALTPAEVTALGVAGASIGSLPPVITDGSPRTLEALKNGSGVDLVFNASDPNGDTITWSLTSLPAHGTAVISASSSTQCTVRYTPQAGYSGTDAYIVQASDGSNVATSTVDVFVRDPSAPPYPNPVGWWQFDYGYDHTLATLGSDLTTSGAGFTDVPGISTGDGAMLVASGSHYLASHGIPAGTGGGTRVNEYTLLFDVSYPSSGWKCLYQADGTNTTDGEIFIDPSGKVGLAAVGGYSANATTTDTWYRIVVSVDNGSDRRIYVNGQLWLDGNAGTLDDRLALAAVLRAFADEDGEDGPIRVSNLALWSSALNATQAAALGAAGAFIVDAPPPSPNHPPVITEGDTVSANAGMAVPTPVTVHLTDADGNAIAWTVLTPPSHGGAVITTSSDTACTVTYTSSNNYTGPDSFVLRASDGKASDTVAVTLQVQNTPPVISEGDSYLLNATLDGGEHTAVFTAGDANGNALAWIIATEPQHGTAQILETTAGTCEVGYTPAAGFTGVDSFVVEVTDGQATDSITVQVTVADPTADPVLTVISAHGTVNPPVGSQSHPSGTTLSLSATDEIGAQTRHLCTGWTMTGNDPGTGAANSFSMTLTRNSTLTWQWRTEHHVVTSTSGNGTVSLTTGWQEAGKPLQITAIPSPGHHFAGWTGDTAGAVTGGKNIVLPMDRPYATVTANFAPDENFTVVALPDTQNYTSLSSPTDTFTRQTQWVIENKDTLNIKFLTHLGDIVNSPTNSSQWTRATDAMNLLNAELAYGTCPGNHDIATGSNHYLERFGPSPTHASSLGRWIDPATSQVYDWYRGSSPRGYSSYQIVPVNGRDFMFMHLDHDCPDEDMAWAASVLSAHPQVLTMITTHNYLAETGGTGIFGTGTGERGYTAQPNVSIGPDRNKPEEVFNALVKPFNQVYMVICGHMFAIYNLEKTNTAGNTVHEVLCDYQSLPNGGNGFLRVMDFRPSENKIYNSTYSPTLGRYVNPNLAADRQGMLDLHNPNGGEFVLDLDFDHRFDNTLTIASSHASVTPAVGAHAVADGTPVVVSASNQTNGLTRHRPTGWTLSGAQSASGSGATATVVQKGDATLTWSWATDYWLDTSTVGGGIVSIGDGWQAAGANVSIQAQPDAGSSFLQWSGDVAGCSIDGGRITVPMDRPRGPVTAVFSSGSTQTFAVQVVSDHASVSPAPASYSYEQGSEVTFSASTFTDGGTRFVCTGYQLAGASTASGGDDEVTVTINGDLTVTWLWKAQHQVTASASGPGSVEPASAWIDAGESHVLTGTPESGAALVSWTGDTVDGISNGNSFSIAAVDRPVGPVTATFAVGMHTLTIVSTEDTVTPVPGPLILPHGSVVHFSALPHVSGSARKVPAGWAVTGSQPASGSVPEGSLILNGDATLTWSWSEEVLLSLSSGLEGAILPMDVAGWKPLGSQVILEARPAEKFHFVRWSGDVPAGSTSPEITLTMDQSRAVTADLSPLATASGTPQWWLDAHGQVIGGDYEAADLRDADGDGQIARDEFVAGMDDRDPARVFRVSQSALLPGPVFQLAWQADMGRDYVIRSSPDLATPFADLLGPLAGQRPSMTAQVAATGSRRFYQVEALLPPGSTLDADPLALSHQAAAGAVLRDMRRIPAGWSTRGDDGGVQTSKPAHPTRVAGFEIDRFEVTRGDWEAVAIWGNAHGYDLPATLPYDVPADHPAVAVSWYAAVKWCNARSEMEGRVPVYHANAAGTTVYRTGDLDLVSAQVNWAGNGYRLPTEAEWERAARGGLEGQPYPWGGGSADLRANHWNYELFIGRAPSEVYPYTQRVGFFDSTQPGPAPDSANAYGLHDMTGNAWEWTWDRMGAYTAEAQIDPRGPDSGEFRVLRGGSWWNYVDQATNHQRLAYPPIGDDDYGMNGFRCVRGLHPNE from the coding sequence ATGCAATTGCCTCTCCTCCGTCTCGCCGCGTGCTTGTTGTTGGCGGTTCCGCTTCGCGCCGCGGAACTCCGCGGCCTGTGGCTCTTTGACGATGCCGCGCAGCCGGGCAAGGCTGCGGTTGGAAATCCTCTGGTCATCGCGGGCACGGCACCGGCGCACGCGTCGTCGCTGGCGGACGCGGGTGGGACGTCATTGAACGGAGTCATCACGACGGTGGCAGGTACGGCGAATGCGCTCACCGCAACCCCTGGCATCAATCCAGCGGACAGCCCCGGTGCCTATGTGTCGCAGTATTCGATCGTGGCGGACATCTTCTCGCCAGTTGCTTCGCGGTCATCGTGGCGCTGCCTCTATCAGACGGCAGCCACGCCGGCGGCGAACGACGGCGAGTATTTCATCCGCAGTGACAACGACAGGCTCGGCAGCGGGGACATCGTCTATTCCAGCAGCGGGATTCCGGAAACGCTGTGGAGGCGGTTGGTCATCACCGTCGATCTGAATCAGGCCGGCGGTGCTGCCGCGCCGAAGGTGAAGGCCTACCTCAATGGCACGCTTTTCCATAATCATACCGGCACAGCCAATGCCGGGCTCACCGGCCGCTATGCACTCGACAGCGTGATCCATTTCTTCGCCGACAATGATGGCGAGAACGGGGCGCTGAATGTCGGCGCGCTGGGGATCTACAGCGGTGCACTGACCCCGGCGGAGGTGACTGCATTGGGAGTGGCTGGAGCCTCGATTGGCAGCCTGCCGCCGGTCATTACGGATGGCAGCCCGCGCACGCTTGAGGCGTTGAAGAACGGTTCGGGTGTCGATCTCGTCTTCAATGCCAGCGATCCGAATGGCGATACCATCACGTGGAGCCTCACCTCCCTGCCGGCGCACGGCACCGCGGTCATCTCTGCGAGCAGCTCGACGCAATGCACCGTGCGCTACACGCCACAGGCCGGTTACAGCGGTACGGATGCCTACATCGTTCAAGCGAGCGATGGCAGCAATGTCGCCACGAGCACGGTGGATGTTTTCGTCCGGGACCCGTCCGCGCCGCCGTATCCGAATCCGGTCGGTTGGTGGCAATTTGACTACGGCTACGATCACACGCTTGCGACGCTCGGAAGCGATCTGACCACGAGTGGCGCCGGCTTCACGGATGTGCCAGGCATTTCCACGGGCGACGGCGCGATGCTGGTGGCATCGGGCAGCCACTACCTCGCAAGCCATGGCATTCCTGCTGGCACTGGCGGCGGCACGAGGGTGAACGAATACACGTTGCTCTTTGACGTGAGCTATCCATCCAGCGGATGGAAGTGCCTCTATCAGGCCGATGGCACCAACACGACCGACGGCGAGATCTTCATCGACCCGTCCGGCAAGGTCGGACTCGCCGCGGTCGGCGGCTACTCGGCGAATGCCACGACGACCGACACGTGGTATCGCATCGTGGTCAGCGTCGACAACGGCAGCGACCGTCGCATCTATGTGAACGGCCAGCTTTGGCTCGATGGAAATGCGGGCACGCTCGATGACCGCTTAGCGCTGGCTGCGGTGCTGCGTGCCTTCGCCGATGAGGATGGCGAGGACGGTCCGATCCGCGTCTCGAATCTCGCGCTGTGGTCATCCGCACTGAATGCCACGCAGGCCGCTGCGCTGGGAGCTGCCGGGGCCTTCATCGTGGATGCACCTCCGCCGTCGCCGAATCATCCGCCAGTGATCACCGAGGGAGACACCGTTTCCGCGAATGCCGGCATGGCAGTGCCGACGCCCGTGACCGTCCATCTCACCGATGCGGATGGCAATGCGATCGCATGGACGGTCCTAACACCTCCCTCACACGGCGGCGCGGTGATCACGACCTCCAGCGACACGGCATGCACGGTGACCTATACCTCGTCTAACAACTATACAGGCCCGGACAGCTTTGTCCTGCGGGCTTCGGATGGAAAGGCGTCGGACACGGTGGCCGTGACGCTGCAGGTGCAGAATACCCCGCCGGTGATTTCGGAAGGGGACAGCTATCTGCTGAATGCCACGCTGGACGGCGGTGAGCATACGGCCGTCTTCACCGCGGGCGATGCGAATGGCAACGCGCTGGCATGGATCATCGCCACCGAGCCACAGCATGGCACGGCGCAGATCCTGGAAACCACCGCGGGCACCTGCGAGGTCGGCTACACACCTGCGGCGGGTTTCACGGGAGTGGACAGCTTTGTCGTGGAAGTGACCGACGGGCAGGCGACCGACAGCATCACGGTGCAGGTCACCGTCGCCGATCCCACGGCAGATCCGGTGCTCACGGTGATCTCCGCGCATGGCACCGTGAATCCACCGGTCGGCAGCCAATCGCATCCTTCGGGAACCACGCTTTCTCTCTCGGCCACGGATGAAATCGGTGCCCAGACGCGCCACCTTTGCACAGGCTGGACCATGACGGGCAACGACCCTGGCACGGGCGCGGCTAACAGCTTCTCGATGACCCTCACGCGCAACTCCACGCTCACCTGGCAGTGGCGAACCGAGCATCATGTGGTCACCTCGACGAGCGGCAATGGCACGGTCAGCCTGACCACCGGCTGGCAAGAGGCGGGTAAGCCGCTGCAGATCACTGCCATTCCTTCTCCCGGTCATCACTTCGCGGGCTGGACGGGCGATACCGCGGGTGCGGTCACCGGCGGCAAGAACATCGTGCTGCCGATGGACCGGCCCTACGCGACCGTCACCGCAAACTTCGCGCCGGATGAGAACTTCACCGTGGTCGCGCTGCCGGACACGCAGAACTACACCAGCCTTTCTTCTCCTACCGACACCTTCACGCGCCAGACCCAGTGGGTGATCGAGAACAAGGATACCCTCAACATCAAGTTCCTCACCCATCTCGGCGACATCGTGAACTCGCCGACCAATTCCTCGCAGTGGACGCGTGCGACCGATGCGATGAACCTGCTCAACGCGGAGCTGGCCTACGGGACCTGCCCCGGTAACCACGACATCGCGACTGGCTCCAACCATTACCTGGAACGCTTCGGTCCAAGCCCGACACACGCGTCGTCGCTCGGCCGCTGGATCGATCCGGCGACGAGCCAGGTCTATGACTGGTATCGCGGTTCCTCGCCGCGTGGCTACAGCTCCTATCAGATCGTTCCCGTCAATGGCCGCGACTTCATGTTCATGCACCTCGACCACGATTGCCCGGACGAGGACATGGCCTGGGCGGCCTCCGTGCTCAGCGCCCACCCACAGGTGCTGACGATGATCACGACCCACAACTACCTTGCGGAAACCGGCGGCACCGGGATCTTCGGCACCGGCACCGGCGAGCGTGGGTACACCGCCCAGCCGAACGTCAGCATCGGGCCGGATCGCAACAAGCCGGAGGAGGTTTTCAACGCGCTGGTGAAGCCATTCAACCAGGTCTACATGGTGATCTGCGGGCACATGTTCGCGATCTACAACCTGGAGAAGACCAACACCGCCGGGAACACGGTTCACGAGGTGCTGTGCGACTACCAGTCGCTGCCCAATGGCGGCAATGGCTTCCTCCGCGTCATGGATTTCCGGCCATCGGAGAACAAGATCTACAACAGCACCTACTCGCCCACGCTCGGGCGCTACGTGAATCCGAATCTCGCCGCGGACCGCCAGGGGATGCTGGACCTGCACAACCCGAACGGCGGTGAGTTCGTCCTCGATCTGGATTTCGACCATCGCTTCGACAACACGCTGACCATCGCGTCGTCGCATGCGTCGGTGACGCCGGCGGTCGGTGCCCACGCGGTCGCTGATGGCACGCCGGTGGTCGTTAGCGCGAGCAATCAAACGAATGGCCTGACACGTCACCGTCCGACGGGCTGGACCCTGAGCGGCGCGCAGAGCGCCTCCGGTAGCGGAGCTACGGCAACCGTGGTACAAAAGGGCGACGCGACGCTGACGTGGAGCTGGGCCACCGACTACTGGCTTGATACGTCCACGGTAGGCGGCGGCATCGTCAGCATCGGTGATGGCTGGCAGGCAGCAGGCGCGAACGTTTCGATTCAGGCGCAACCCGATGCCGGATCGTCTTTCCTCCAATGGAGCGGAGACGTGGCCGGCTGTTCGATCGATGGCGGCCGCATCACGGTGCCGATGGATCGTCCGCGCGGTCCGGTCACGGCGGTCTTCAGCTCCGGCAGCACGCAGACCTTCGCAGTGCAGGTTGTTTCGGATCATGCCTCCGTCAGCCCCGCACCGGCGAGCTACTCCTATGAGCAAGGGAGCGAGGTGACCTTCAGTGCCTCCACTTTCACCGATGGCGGAACGCGGTTCGTCTGTACCGGGTATCAATTGGCGGGCGCGAGTACTGCCAGCGGCGGCGACGATGAGGTGACGGTGACCATTAACGGCGATCTCACGGTGACGTGGCTCTGGAAGGCCCAGCACCAGGTGACGGCAAGCGCCAGCGGCCCGGGATCGGTCGAGCCCGCCAGCGCGTGGATCGATGCGGGGGAGTCGCATGTTCTAACGGGCACTCCGGAAAGTGGCGCTGCGCTGGTGTCGTGGACCGGTGACACGGTGGATGGTATTTCGAATGGCAACAGCTTCAGTATTGCCGCGGTGGATCGCCCGGTCGGCCCGGTCACTGCGACCTTCGCGGTGGGCATGCACACACTGACGATCGTTTCCACGGAGGACACCGTGACACCCGTGCCCGGGCCACTGATATTGCCGCACGGCAGCGTGGTTCATTTCTCGGCGCTGCCGCATGTGAGCGGATCGGCCCGCAAGGTGCCGGCCGGATGGGCGGTGACCGGTAGCCAGCCTGCGAGCGGCTCCGTGCCGGAAGGTTCGCTGATTTTGAATGGTGACGCGACGCTAACGTGGTCGTGGAGCGAGGAGGTCTTGCTGTCGCTGAGTTCTGGTCTGGAAGGTGCGATCCTGCCGATGGATGTGGCGGGTTGGAAACCGCTCGGATCGCAGGTGATTTTGGAAGCACGGCCGGCGGAGAAGTTCCACTTTGTCCGCTGGAGCGGCGATGTCCCCGCGGGATCGACTTCGCCCGAGATCACGCTGACGATGGATCAGTCGCGCGCAGTGACGGCGGACCTTTCCCCGCTGGCTACGGCCTCCGGCACGCCGCAGTGGTGGCTGGATGCCCACGGGCAGGTGATCGGCGGCGACTACGAGGCGGCCGATCTCCGTGACGCCGATGGAGATGGCCAGATCGCCCGCGACGAGTTCGTGGCGGGAATGGACGACCGCGATCCTGCGCGCGTTTTCCGGGTTTCCCAATCGGCGCTGCTACCGGGGCCGGTCTTCCAACTCGCGTGGCAAGCGGACATGGGACGAGACTACGTGATTCGTAGTAGTCCGGATCTCGCCACGCCCTTCGCCGATTTGCTAGGTCCCTTGGCTGGACAGCGTCCGTCGATGACTGCGCAGGTGGCGGCCACGGGAAGCCGCCGCTTCTATCAGGTCGAGGCGCTCTTGCCACCTGGCAGCACGCTCGATGCCGACCCTCTGGCGCTCAGCCACCAGGCGGCCGCCGGCGCGGTGCTCCGCGACATGCGGCGCATTCCGGCCGGCTGGTCCACGCGCGGCGACGATGGTGGCGTGCAGACCAGCAAGCCGGCTCACCCGACCCGCGTGGCGGGGTTTGAGATAGATCGCTTTGAGGTGACCCGCGGAGATTGGGAAGCGGTCGCCATCTGGGGAAATGCCCATGGGTATGACTTGCCGGCGACGCTGCCCTACGACGTGCCCGCCGATCATCCGGCGGTGGCGGTCTCATGGTATGCTGCGGTGAAATGGTGCAACGCTCGTTCCGAAATGGAAGGTCGCGTGCCGGTCTATCATGCTAATGCGGCAGGCACGACGGTCTATCGCACCGGCGATCTTGACCTAGTCTCCGCGCAGGTGAACTGGGCTGGCAACGGCTACCGCCTGCCGACCGAAGCCGAGTGGGAGCGCGCCGCGCGCGGTGGCCTGGAGGGTCAACCTTATCCCTGGGGCGGCGGTAGCGCTGATCTCCGGGCGAATCATTGGAACTACGAGCTGTTCATCGGCCGTGCTCCATCCGAGGTCTATCCTTACACGCAGCGCGTTGGATTCTTCGACAGCACCCAGCCTGGCCCCGCACCGGACTCGGCGAATGCCTACGGCCTGCACGACATGACCGGCAATGCCTGGGAGTGGACGTGGGACCGCATGGGTGCCTACACCGCCGAGGCGCAGATTGACCCGCGCGGGCCGGACAGCGGTGAGTTCCGCGTCTTGCGCGGCGGCTCATGGTGGAACTACGTCGATCAGGCCACCAATCACCAGCGGCTGGCTTATCCGCCAATCGGTGATGATGACTACGGGATGAATGGCTTCCGCTGCGTGAGGGGGTTGCATCCGAATGAGTGA
- a CDS encoding HupE/UreJ family protein yields the protein MKTLLILLGLLLALLLPTHGHDTSVLVFRFQELGDERYQLDYVAPPGSPQGEAPPVLPAHATWEQEPQLPAGPVRLIFATDGKPLSGEDRIVLPWRCSGVLVHAFWRSGETARRFIPRGDEGIVLTIGELRAGVGGTGEAAKRYTLLGVEHMLTGWDHLLFVAGLLLLVKGWRQVVATITTFTLAHSLTLGLSTLGWVKFESGVVEVLIAFSIAVLAVEIIHVSRGQAGITARKPWLVSFLFGLIHGLGFAGVMEDLGLPRQDLPVALLFFNLGVELGQLAMIGLWFAIVKALRAMKLALPLRFAWAPGYALGIIAMVWCLDRAVGLFS from the coding sequence ATGAAGACCTTGCTCATTCTGCTAGGCCTGCTGTTGGCGCTGCTGCTGCCGACACACGGTCACGATACCAGCGTGCTGGTGTTCCGTTTCCAAGAGCTGGGCGACGAGCGCTATCAGCTCGACTACGTGGCACCGCCCGGCAGCCCGCAAGGAGAGGCACCGCCGGTCTTGCCCGCCCACGCGACGTGGGAGCAGGAGCCGCAATTGCCCGCCGGTCCGGTGCGACTGATCTTCGCCACCGATGGCAAGCCGCTCTCGGGCGAGGACCGCATCGTGCTGCCATGGCGGTGCAGCGGCGTGCTCGTCCACGCTTTCTGGCGCAGCGGCGAAACCGCCCGACGCTTCATTCCCCGCGGCGACGAAGGCATCGTGCTAACGATCGGCGAACTCCGCGCTGGCGTCGGCGGCACCGGCGAGGCGGCGAAGCGCTACACGCTGCTCGGCGTGGAGCACATGCTCACCGGCTGGGATCACCTGCTGTTTGTCGCCGGGCTGTTGCTGCTGGTGAAGGGATGGCGGCAAGTGGTCGCGACCATCACCACTTTCACCCTGGCGCACAGCCTTACGCTCGGGCTTTCGACCCTGGGCTGGGTGAAGTTTGAAAGCGGCGTGGTCGAAGTGCTGATCGCCTTCAGCATTGCCGTGCTGGCCGTGGAAATCATCCACGTATCCCGCGGGCAAGCTGGCATCACGGCCCGCAAGCCGTGGCTGGTGTCATTCCTCTTCGGCCTGATCCATGGCCTCGGCTTCGCCGGCGTGATGGAAGATCTCGGTTTGCCCCGGCAAGACCTTCCGGTGGCACTGCTGTTCTTCAATCTCGGTGTGGAGCTCGGGCAGTTGGCGATGATCGGGCTGTGGTTCGCCATCGTGAAAGCCCTGCGTGCGATGAAGCTAGCACTGCCATTACGCTTTGCCTGGGCACCGGGCTATGCTCTCGGCATCATCGCCATGGTCTGGTGCCTCGACCGCGCGGTGGGCTTGTTTTCCTAA
- a CDS encoding peptidylprolyl isomerase, with product MKSLLREPLLHFTLVAALLVGAHRLYSAHSRPEVTVTPEWLDSLARDFELKSGRAPNETERANLAHAWLENEILCREALKAGHTDDTRVRGLLAAIMRETLEPVIADPSDADLEAFRRQHPEPFSYPAQVSFEQATFTKEDKIPAGMLKMLRAGEPPPQAEALRLPNPMPMTWLPQLEKTFGTEFAAAVVAAKPGEWTGPLTSSRGVHFIKVVRYDAPREMPIEDVRPALVAKWLEAQRNAAVSAKVAEMRANYRIELPPGIPAP from the coding sequence ATGAAATCGCTGCTCCGCGAGCCACTCTTGCACTTCACGCTAGTCGCCGCGCTGCTGGTCGGGGCGCACCGGCTGTACTCCGCCCATTCGCGGCCGGAAGTGACGGTCACCCCGGAGTGGCTCGACTCGCTCGCCCGCGACTTTGAACTCAAGTCCGGTCGGGCTCCCAATGAGACCGAGCGAGCCAACCTCGCCCATGCCTGGCTGGAAAACGAGATCCTCTGCCGCGAGGCGCTGAAAGCCGGCCACACCGATGACACGCGGGTGCGCGGCCTGCTCGCCGCCATCATGCGCGAGACGCTTGAGCCGGTGATCGCGGACCCATCCGATGCCGACCTTGAAGCGTTTCGCCGGCAACACCCCGAGCCCTTCAGCTACCCCGCGCAGGTCAGCTTCGAGCAGGCCACCTTTACCAAAGAGGACAAGATTCCCGCGGGCATGTTGAAGATGCTCCGCGCGGGAGAACCTCCCCCGCAGGCGGAGGCGCTGCGACTCCCGAACCCGATGCCGATGACCTGGCTGCCGCAGCTTGAGAAAACCTTTGGCACCGAATTCGCCGCCGCCGTGGTGGCGGCCAAGCCCGGCGAATGGACCGGCCCACTGACCTCATCGCGCGGCGTGCATTTCATCAAGGTCGTCCGCTACGATGCGCCTCGCGAAATGCCGATCGAAGACGTCCGGCCGGCCCTCGTTGCCAAGTGGCTGGAAGCCCAGCGCAATGCCGCCGTGTCCGCCAAGGTCGCGGAGATGCGCGCGAACTACCGCATCGAACTTCCACCCGGAATCCCCGCGCCATGA
- a CDS encoding DUF5615 family PIN-like protein produces MRFLLDENFPNSAVGFLEALAHEAHDFRGTAEEGMEDGGVFAKAQDLNAVLLTTDRDFFHTVPHLFSSHAGVVVVAMKQSCRATILSRLEWIIAKVNAEDFANRVFQLRDRSWLAYPALERPASE; encoded by the coding sequence ATGAGATTCCTGCTCGACGAGAATTTCCCGAATTCAGCCGTCGGGTTCCTTGAGGCGCTCGCACATGAGGCCCACGACTTCCGGGGCACCGCGGAGGAGGGCATGGAGGATGGCGGAGTCTTCGCAAAGGCCCAGGATCTCAATGCGGTCCTGTTGACGACCGACCGGGACTTCTTTCACACCGTCCCCCATCTCTTCAGCTCCCACGCCGGCGTGGTCGTCGTCGCCATGAAGCAGTCATGCCGTGCCACCATTCTTTCCCGGCTGGAATGGATCATCGCCAAGGTGAACGCGGAGGATTTTGCCAACCGCGTGTTCCAACTCCGCGACCGGAGCTGGCTGGCTTATCCGGCACTCGAGCGGCCAGCTTCGGAATAG
- a CDS encoding DUF433 domain-containing protein, with protein MNQRIQIDPLVCHGKPVIRGTRVLVSTVLGALGAGDSMETLLEDYPSIDARDIAAALEFASRLSDYQVSSYETVS; from the coding sequence ATGAATCAGCGCATCCAGATCGATCCCCTGGTTTGCCATGGCAAGCCGGTGATCCGCGGCACCCGGGTGCTGGTATCCACCGTCCTCGGTGCATTGGGCGCGGGCGATTCCATGGAGACCCTGCTGGAAGACTATCCTTCGATCGACGCCCGGGACATCGCGGCCGCCTTGGAGTTCGCCAGTCGCTTGTCCGACTATCAGGTGTCGTCCTACGAGACGGTCTCATGA
- a CDS encoding PA0069 family radical SAM protein, which yields MDPHRGRGAQENPVNRFEALSFETDDDAWIDDDPRPLKTTFLRDDSQSILNRNNAEDLSFDFSVNPYRGCEHGCSYCYARTYHEYLGFSAGLDFESKIVVKADAPVLLEKELGRRKTSPGMIAMSGVTDCYQPVERKLEITRRCLEVMARFRQPVGLITKNALVARDVDYLGELARHGAACVFLSITTLDPKLARILEPRASSPRARLDAMRALADAGVPVGPSAAPMIPGLNDHELPAILTACKEAGATFGRYSMVRLPGAVAGIFEQWLDRHFPDRKEKILNRIRAAQGGALNNTTPRERMRGSGEAAGQLRALHHATCRRLGLATRPPELNTAAFRRVLPGQGELF from the coding sequence ATGGACCCGCATCGCGGCCGGGGCGCGCAGGAAAATCCCGTCAATCGCTTCGAGGCACTGAGCTTCGAGACCGATGATGACGCGTGGATCGATGACGACCCGCGGCCGCTGAAGACCACCTTCCTGCGTGACGATTCGCAGAGCATCCTCAACCGCAATAACGCCGAGGACCTCTCCTTCGACTTCAGCGTGAATCCGTATCGCGGCTGCGAGCACGGCTGCTCCTACTGCTATGCGCGTACTTACCACGAGTATCTCGGCTTCTCCGCGGGCCTCGATTTCGAGTCGAAGATCGTCGTGAAGGCCGACGCGCCGGTGCTGCTGGAAAAGGAACTCGGCCGCCGCAAGACCAGCCCCGGCATGATCGCGATGAGCGGGGTGACCGATTGCTACCAGCCGGTCGAGCGGAAGCTGGAGATCACCCGTCGCTGCCTGGAAGTGATGGCACGCTTCCGCCAGCCGGTCGGGCTTATTACCAAGAACGCCTTGGTCGCCCGTGATGTCGATTACCTCGGCGAACTCGCGCGCCACGGTGCGGCCTGCGTGTTCCTCTCGATCACCACGCTCGATCCGAAGCTCGCCCGCATCCTTGAACCCCGCGCCTCTTCCCCGAGAGCCCGGCTGGATGCAATGCGCGCCCTCGCCGACGCCGGCGTGCCGGTCGGCCCGAGTGCCGCACCGATGATCCCCGGGCTTAATGACCACGAGCTGCCGGCCATTCTAACAGCTTGCAAGGAGGCCGGTGCGACCTTCGGCCGCTACTCGATGGTGCGGCTGCCCGGAGCGGTCGCGGGTATCTTCGAGCAATGGCTCGACCGCCATTTCCCGGACCGGAAGGAGAAGATCCTCAACCGCATCCGCGCCGCCCAAGGCGGAGCGCTCAACAACACCACGCCGCGCGAACGTATGCGCGGTAGCGGCGAAGCGGCCGGCCAACTCCGTGCGCTGCACCACGCGACCTGCCGCCGCCTCGGTCTCGCGACGCGTCCGCCGGAGCTGAACACCGCCGCCTTTCGCCGCGTGCTGCCCGGACAGGGCGAGCTGTTCTGA
- a CDS encoding AraC family transcriptional regulator, which translates to MEDPLAFQTAYFDRHPGAWSVLELFDALPHVSFYAKDKESRYVRVNRLSLETHGMTDEREMLGRSDRDFHPPVMAEAYIAEDRRVMAGRKPIPGQVWLVFHANRLPQWYVSTKVPLFDPGGTVVGISGAMYLIEQPAEHERHFRELSPVIQHIDRHHAGNISMEEMAALSGLSATHFNRRFQQLLKMTPSAYLRSVRVQGARRLLGATDRPLAEIAQQCGFTDQSHFTRCFREATGLTPRGYRQRFRK; encoded by the coding sequence ATGGAAGATCCGCTCGCTTTCCAGACCGCCTACTTCGACCGACATCCGGGGGCTTGGAGCGTACTGGAGCTGTTTGACGCCCTTCCACACGTGAGCTTTTACGCGAAAGACAAGGAAAGCCGTTACGTGCGGGTCAACCGGCTGTCGCTCGAAACTCACGGAATGACCGATGAGCGGGAGATGCTGGGTCGCAGTGACCGCGATTTCCATCCGCCGGTGATGGCCGAGGCCTACATCGCCGAAGACCGGCGCGTGATGGCCGGACGCAAGCCGATTCCCGGCCAGGTGTGGCTGGTCTTTCACGCCAATCGCCTGCCGCAGTGGTATGTATCGACCAAGGTTCCGCTCTTTGATCCCGGCGGCACCGTGGTCGGCATCTCCGGGGCGATGTATCTCATCGAACAACCCGCCGAACACGAGCGGCACTTCCGCGAACTGTCGCCGGTGATCCAACACATCGACCGGCATCATGCGGGCAATATTTCGATGGAGGAAATGGCGGCCTTGAGCGGGCTGTCCGCCACCCACTTCAACCGTCGCTTCCAGCAGCTCCTGAAGATGACGCCGAGCGCCTACCTGCGGTCGGTACGGGTGCAGGGAGCGCGGCGCTTGCTTGGGGCCACCGACCGGCCGCTGGCGGAGATCGCGCAGCAATGTGGCTTCACCGACCAGAGCCATTTCACCCGTTGCTTTCGCGAAGCGACCGGGCTGACACCACGGGGATACCGCCAGCGCTTCCGAAAATGA